In Pectinophora gossypiella chromosome 8, ilPecGoss1.1, whole genome shotgun sequence, the DNA window atatttccccGCCTTATGGGTACTTGGTTAAAGAGTCTTTTGTAGAGATTTCCTTTAATTTAGGTTCAATAAAGTGTATAGTTTGTATTTGTGTAAAACTGCAGTACACTCACCCGCAAGTCGTGCGAGACCATGCGCACTCGCGCACGCGCACAGTCGCTCAGCCCGAGCGCCAGCTCCCGGCGCCGAGTCGACACCTTCTCTCGGAGTGAAGCCGTCAGCTCTGAGCATTCTTTCTCTAACTGTTTGTATGCTCCAGTCTGGCAGGAAAAAAACCTAGTAATCTATCTTAAAATCGTAAGACCGAATTACCTTTTAAAATTCACACCCTATCGTTTAACTACTTATCTAActagaagacctagaaggacgtacattgaccaaattggagatgtccttagaaaaggttcagtacgaacgattgatgaatgtggaggcagCAGGAGAAGTGAGTTAAGAGAGTTTACCTTGTTTCTTGATTAAACGTTGTTCAAAAGTACTTTTTAAGCGTGTTACTGTGATATATGCCTTAATGAACGTAATTTGGTTTCCAtattttaacccccgacgcgaAAACGatggggtgttataagtttgacgtgtctgtgtaaatgtgtgtgtctgtctgtggcatcgtagcttccaaacggatgatctgattttaatgcggtttttttgtttgaaaggtatatcagtcgaaagtgttcttcaaggtcatcaggtcgtttgttacgTGGGATAGGAGTGTTACCCGCTCAGTTttcttgcaagcatatgtgggatctgacatttgaaacactaatgtcttctggaaccactgagctggtctgctgttagcgtatttttattctggtcgggggttttttaaatttttaattttgtttttttttttatagatttttagGTGTGTCAAAAAAACCTTTCGCTTTCGAAATACAGTGTTTTAGTGGTTATCCCGATTTAACCCCTATTTCGTAGTCTCCTACGGAATTCTTCAGTTACCTTAGCAATCTGCACGGAGAAGGGCCCGAAGCAGGCGTCAACAAAGTGCGCGTAGTCCCTCAAGGGGCGTTCTATTGCAAGCTCTATCTCAGACGCCCACGACGCTAAAGATTCTAGCTCGCCTCTGGCACATACTGCTGCTAATGCTTGGCCGGACCTGTCGAGTAACGAGGGTTTAAGATgcattatgtaggtattttttaggcgaagtaaaaaggagggttattcaCGGATCGCGTAAGTTGAAACAAAAGATGGGTGTAGCGATTTCTGTACAAAAAGGATTATGAAAAAAATTGGGATTGCGTGAAGTCAGTAAAGTATTTTTGGACAAAGATATCTGTAACCCACTCGCGAATTGGAGTGGATGGGATTAATAGGTGTTTCCCAGTCAACCGAACCAGTGACACTTTTCGTTGCAATACTACAATGCAATACTAGTGAGACTATTCGtcggtaaaaattaaaaaaaaaaaacgattcgGCCGATTGATTGGTTGACCGATCGGACGAACGGGAAACACTGCAATGCGCCTCTCCTATAACAACCAGCTTTACAGCTTACATGAACCGAATCTTGGGTGAAGTCAGCGATTGTTCTCTCGTCAGGTCCTCTGTCCTCCGTCCTGTCTTTCCTTACCGTTTGTAGTAGACAGCTGTACACTAGAACGCAAGCTATTAGTGTATAGCGGTTAATAAATAGCAATAATAAatttggggccaagagcaaacccatcaaaggtaaaatatagctaatagcaaatcggcggggcGCAACCATggaaccacgatctcgagcgagttggtggggagtaaccatggtaaccacccgtgaccttgacgcatctagcccgaTGGACAGGGTAATGTAATAACCGCTTATGGTACTCACGTGATCTGATAGTAGGCGCGCGTGTGCAGGCCGGGCCCGGTGAGGCGGCGGCAGAAGGCGGAGTCGTGCGCCGGCACACGCGCCGCCCGCGTGATGATGCAGCGCCACGATATCTCCTCCCACACGCCGCGGCAACCCCACCATAGCACTCCACCTAAGGAGAGTAGGTAAACCAATGATGCCGACCTCAGAACTTTTGATATCTATGGTGCCGATTAAGGTTtacatagtaaactatttttaacgagATATGTGtatcagtggcggccctagcaaaatatttaggtgatgCGAGACCGCAAAGTGTCAACCCTTAGCCccttaaaacacaaaatttgtCGATTAAtttacggccacccggtatgagttttatgtggccgcaatccaACCCGATGAAgtgttagtttgcggccagggtgaatcagtcttggttgattttggcgccctccctaaattaaagagaaggtgaacgtcgtgtcttacaaagaagtgaaagaattggtctttgatagacaacaatggagaatgctacaccgacaagagcgtggctcttaaattaatggtgACGTGTatgaatctttaaaagtgacCGATTAAGATGTATTCTTGATTGTGAGTTCTAGTTGTTGACGACTTGCATTTGACCGGCTTATTTTTCAGGAAAGTGAATCGTCAAATGACAGTGCGACTGGCAAAAGCCGCGGAAATTCTTGGCTCGACGGTTGAACCCAACGACATCAAGTTCTATATTTCCAAGCAGTGGATAAAATGAGTGAGCATTCATACACACTATTAAACCAATTCTGTCTCTTTCTTACGCTTAttataagtgaaggacggcactagttcaagagctgtcaaactaaaattaggttaagttggCGTCAGTCCGAATAGGCACCATTGTTAacgtaatttaaattatttatttcgattAACAACATGACTCGTTCTGTTagtgaataattttatttttattataaatttaatataagcgacaataaataaacacataggCGAATTGTACGTAGGCATCAAATGAACGAAATATATTAACATTTCATGGCTATTTAAAAAGCTAAACCCACAGCTGAAGCGACATCTATTGAGTGTAATTAATTGGTGCTTATGTGCAGTCGTGTGCACAGTAGACTATTACGTAAATAAACTACTCGTATGCTGTTTTCTTGTGtgattgtgcaataaataattccGTATTGTATCGCATTTGTAACTCACCaactaataatataaaagcGCAGAGCGGACAGATGATGACTGCAACTATGAACGCTGTGATCGGCTGCAGTATACCCAGGATGCCGATCTGCCATATTACCACTTCGAATAATacgaaaaatctgaaaaaatggtCAATTAGATTGAATGGTGCAGAATCGCTTTAGAATTTTAGGGTAATTAGCCAGGCAATGTCATGAGATATAACGCTTCCAGAGCTCGAACTGttttaatgtaaaaatgtaacaaataagaaatcaaagagcgggggggctaaaaaggccacatcgaagcgattgatgtaaaaagcaataagtgcgcaatgccaacaaatgtcaaaaagcaatattgctgctCCGATCTGGCCATGTCAACCCCACTGTAATTGAAATAAGAACGAAAACTttaattagaaatattttaaaactgaaatATTTTGTGCGTTACGTGTATTTTCATACACGCAAAAGAAGTCTCAGGACAGTAAATATGAAATAGCATGTGAAACATTTTATTCTTTACTTTAAGTTTTATTGTGGAAAATTAAATTGTTTCGAATAATAAATGGAACCCTGATGACTTTTTACGGACTCCAGTTTAGGAATCGTTGACCCTATACCGTCGTGCGCCATCATGCTGGAATGCGATATTTTCATTCTACTGTTTTTTGGTCGATGTTATTGTATCAGCTGGTCATCCACAACTAAAACCCCCTCACCTGTTGATTGTGTTCGGCTGGGGACAGTCGAGGTCGTATACGAGCGCGTTCGCGGCGTGTACTGCGGCCGTGAGCGCCGGCATCCACAGCGGCACCGTAGCGGCCGCCAACAGCGACACCACGCTACACACCTACACATGTAACATAGCTgtcatacaaatacaaatatttattggtAACGTAAGCTACATGTCATTGGTACGTacaagtgtatacattattataggaaagaaatttattaaaatttataaaatatgttctTAAATAACCACCCTTTTATGAGCTTTTTAAAAGATTGGGTGGACGCTGCATCCAGTATTTCCGGTGGTAAGCGATTATATACAGATGGGCCTATTATATAAACAGATTGctcattcttttttaatttgtgttggGGTGTTACCAATTGGTTCTTCTTGGAATTTCGACGGAGGCTATGTAGTAGATCGGCACCTCGACGATCAAACACGTCCGAATTCGCAACCGTGAATAATGCTACCTGGCGTATGTATTCGCAGGGGAGTGGTAGGATCCTGAATTCTGGAAACAGTGGTCTACAGGACTCGTCAGTCGGTACCCCTGCCATAGCGCGCAAAGCACGTTTGTGCATCACAAATACTCGCTGTGAGTCGGATGCACGTCCCCACAACTCCACTCCATAGGTTAAACTGGAATGAACCGTTGCGAAGTAACAGGATCTAACTACCTCTCTTGTTGCGGTTTTGGTTAGGCGTTTCAGTGCGAAGCATGCTCGGCCGAGTTTGGCGCAGAGTTCTTCGATGTGGGTTTAAACCTTTTTTTAGAGTTAAGCTTTTTTTATAGAACTAAGTCTGTCTCTATTCCTGCGTCCGTCTTGAAGTCCATTTATAAGTAGCGCGATGTTGCCTCTCCAGGCAAAGTAATTTACTTATGTTATTAGTGTTATAGCACAGATAATAAAagacttcaattttaatatttaaaatccatttaagtttgtttttaagtACTACGTAATAATGTAGCCCACTGACGAGGTTTCGGTTCAAACATGTTTAAAATGGGTTTAAGTTGAAAAGTGATAATTAGTTTATAACGGTTCATTTCTGTATACGAGTACATACCACTGCTACGATCGGAAACAGTAGCAGGAGTGCTACGGACCCCAGACCACCGACTACGCCGTAGTTCCACATGCGGTTCGCTTGCCGACTCAAACCTTTGCCGAGGAGACCTGAAAGAAAAACATATCGTTATGTGGAATTGCATTCCTTCTAATCCGAATAgccttttttatttcagatagCAATGCTTAGTATCGTTTAAAATGAATaacagcgcaggaccgatcgtcgtggagatccttgggggaggcctatgcccagcagtgggcgtcgtacggctgacgatgatgatatataatattcaattgggtagtttcctaggtggaatattatgaaattctgatttactacataaagacagttagatctgtcaaaaaagttttcttttttctatttaacttatttatgaattttgataaagataaatgtaataatatgtgcgatattttgtcacattttcctatgacgtcacaggttgcgttttcatacaaattctatagtaatttcgtgttttgacgtttggtaaactgatttgactagttggaaactatcctattgacATTATAGACTAACAACGTAGCTAACAACTTACTTCTATTGAGTGTAGTGAACATCGTAACTACTACTCACGGAAAAAcctatataagtacctagttcttctatcgtgtgggttgtgaggtgaattaccaacctcatcaacccgtaTTTCCGTACATGACGTACCTGTGTCGGGCTCGGTCTCAAACCTGGTCCGCTCCTTGGAAACGTGTCGCCACAGCGTCAGCAGGCGAGACCACATCGTCTGCGTCTCGCTACTGCGCTTCGGGAACAGCGTGCCGTTCACCTGTACAATACATTTGTTTGCCTCTTTGACACTTGTACAGGACAgtacataaatacaaaaatacagggtgttagtgacatcgtaacggatactgagggggatgattcagaccataattctgagttgatatcaataatCATATCTGTCAAAAATCTTCAATACTCGCCTGGGAGTGAATAAAACACAGAACACGTTCCGCtatcgtaaaatccgacagagggtttGTGTCCTTTTCAACAAGATGGAAAACTGGTATTAGTGATAGGATGATCCCTTCTCACCATCTATCTTAGGATTTTGTATCAAcggtggctgcaaattgtctttgattacttgtggcttgtCCACGTCCACATGAACGTATGTGTATAATACTTAAAGAATTATAAGTTACAGAGGTAGACGTCCAAAAACGGTTTACAGACTGACCTGCGAGAGTTCGTAGTCGGGAACAAATGGTTTGACAGATAGCAAGGTGCGCAGGGAGAACGGAGAACACCAAGGTATTAGGACTCCCAGCAGGAACATCATGTTCCAACTCCAACACCACGTTCTGAAAGCAAGTGttaaataaagttatatttGTGAGAGACCCGCGGGTCTCAAAaggcgtcatcatcatctccctagcattaccccgttttttCAGTGTCATCTTACCTTtcttgacgatttgacaggtccggttttttacagaagcgactgcctgtctgtccttccaacccgcgaagggaaaaccagcccaatacaggttagatcacataactccgaaaaagcatttctcgggtatgtgagtttcctcacgatgttttccttcaccgctgagcatgtgataatcatttacgatacAAGAaggaatttgaaaacaaattcgacaatcgttggtttaggcctgtgctggattcgaacctgcgacctcaatgtaagaggcaagcgttcttccaactgggctaccacggcccgAATCAATAGGAGTAATGTAGTGTATTTCTTTCTTTCCCAGTGCGAATAACACGAAGAAggaaattattttacttaattatacTCGCTTACTTGTTCGAGACagttaacagtgtagtctacgtcttatgctccgtctcgaacaaggagcttcgtataattgagaacttcacttacaggtaagttcgtttaatttCTTAATAATATTTGCAACAATATTAGATGGGTGTCGGTTGAGTGCGGTGAGTTGAATGTGTGGAAAGTATCGTGTGTGAATGTGATTGGTTCGCGAGTGTGACACCGTATGATGCAAGTGTATGACTCGATACATAGCAAGTAGGTATctattgcctattgcagaaACCATGCATGGAATTCAGTCAACACATTaaattactttctttcttttttttagataTCTGACGACATTTTATCAGAGAACATGGGCAGCGAGGGAAGAAAATGTCACTGTGGTGTTATTGTGGAGATGTATTTGTGGAGGTACATGTAGCCAACAGTACCTGTGCGCCGTGTTGAGCAGTCTCCAGCCCGGCCAGCGGGTGCTGGAGGTGCGTATACGCTCCTTGTCTACCAGGAACACAGGTTGCGAAGGGTCGGAGCGCGGGGTGACTATTGAAGTGGCACGGGAGGAGAGCACGGTGGGGATGCGTTCGCTGCGGCCACGGAAGTGACGCACCACAGTCCACTGTTGAGGAAGCCAGATGCGTGTCGCCCACGTGAACTCGCGTGTCGGCGTCTTGGCCGCTCTCAGCTCCTAAGTAACAAGGACattggtgttgattccagtatGCACATCTAAgttgaagttatacctgtcattttcttatctgccgaaaaggacaaggacgggtaatcgacaggcataaaatttaggacaaacacgtcaattttagacacaaatttaaaaaaccctaccaaaattttatattggccaataatttGACAGAACGTTaaacgttaaaccgttggtcccggttactacgtattgatataagtaagtagtcgttacatgagccatggtaggggctttggcggttcaataataaccctgacaccagggttgatgaggttggtaatccacttcacaacccacacgatagaagaagaagtcataaataagtaaagtatAAACCGGTAATGCATGATGATTTTGATGGGAGTGTAAGAAGTGAAagcggtgtgtcaggatcatagaAACTATACACTACTACTACACACTACTActgctacttgacagttttcgggtaagtattttaaaaattacagacgcttattttatacctcttaaaataattttatattctcgaaaaagctctatataatagaaaaaaaaaaacatatttttcgtcaattattttaaatttcgcgcgaaaacggttggtcacgtagCATTTCGCCCAGAAACctgagtttttatttattttgtaaaatgtgacgtcacacgaagctcaatccgctccgtgtttcggatcttgtaatacacagataaaaaaaaacgcattctcgctaattattgttaaatgatattcgacatattttatattttgttcagcCCTAATACAAACCCCAACTGGAAATAGATGGTTCATATAtattacggaaaattccacttgatgtcagaaccatggcctgaatcatccgtcaaagttttcgttacgacgtgactgacaccctgtatgtgtgtgtaaataaataaaaatctaacCTTCATGAGTAAAGGTTCTCGGTCCCTCAAGAAGGTGAGGTCCCGCAGCAGGAAGTATCTGTGCTGGTGCAACTTGTGAGCTTGCATCGCCGACGCCGCATCCTCCATCGGCGCCCAGCGGAGTTCGTTCTTTAACCTtgcacgaaaaaaaaaattgctataGACAGACATACCTCTCAAATGTGGCAGTTTTGGCACAAGTGTATAGAAGCCCATATAGACTAAAACGAATATTATGCAATTccaataatattacatatataCGGGTCAAATTGATGACCTCCttgtttttgaagtcggttaataagTACATGTTAGTCGGTCAGAAAACCGAATTCGGGACATCTCTAAGGCTTGAGGTAttgaggcatagaataaaggataatactacgtatagaacggcaacactcAGTTCCCCACCAAcagttgagctaggtttacctcacctcccgtcggtcttactttagtcttcaatcgtatggccgTTAGACGTCATACACAGATGtccgtgtacaataacgtcaatatgtagtgtctgtgtaaaacgacgtgttttgtacgaagtgtctaGGGTATTCATAAAAGGTTATAGcagccgatattttttatctgtgtcaaactgcttactagtgaagtgctgaattgattttagcttAAGCTACTTCatcaaaatgaactgactctcttgggttgttCGAATCTTTTTTATGACAATATTAaaagatttatatttatgtttgtttgtagtTACACTAACTCTTCATCTTATAATATAGTgaagtaagtatgttttaataatgaaatatagGTATAGATCTAGTATTGGAAAAAAAAGAGTATTtgagcataaaaataaaacgagtGATTATTTCAAACATGTACTTTATTcagatatacttaatattagaGCTTGCGTCCTCCGATGTCACATTAATTATGAAAGGTTCTATCGGTGCGTAAGTAAGATTGTCGATGATTCCATCGAGCCTTAACATTTCTCTTCTTCGACGACGTGCTCGATGGCTCTCTGCCAAGCTTGTTGACCCTCTCTCAGTAATGATTCAACATGTGCCAACTTaaaagttttatgttttttacctATAAATGATTTAAATTGAGCCCATATTAATTCTATGGGATTCAATTCACAATGGTACGGAGATAGGCGCAATACAGTAACATTTGTAGAAGCCGATTCATCTAAgtatttttgattaaaattatttttgtcaaattTCATTAATAATTGTGCTTTTAGTCCATTGTCgtcaaaacaaatatttttctcaCTCAACCATTTCTGAATGCCAGCCTTCCTCTAACTCATGTTTGGCACACGTTCTAACTTTCTGGAGTGGTATGTTGCGTTATCCATGACAATGACGGAACCCGCACTTTTTCAAGAATTTTTTTAAACCTGTAAATATAtgaatcattaaaaaaataccttttatgAAAGCAAGTAAAAATTCTACAAAAATAAATCGCCCGTTAAAAGCCTATTTGGCATAAGCGACACAAACAACACGACTAAATTTGAAATTGAAATGAAATTGAGAATTAAATGTCAACCTAGGTGTCGCTTAAGACAAATAGGCTTTCAACGGACTCTATCttctatataaatatataaaagaagaaattGATTGACTgatatatcaacgcacagccaaTACCGCTAGGCCTAGAGACTCCGAATTTGGAACATAGGTTAAATAATGTGTACGggagcactaagaaaggattttgcgatattcccacgggaacgggaaccACACGGGTAAAACCGCGGGAGACAGctagtacttaatattttagTGCTTGCAATAATTAGATGTTATTAAATTGGACGTAGTTAAGTATATAGGACTCATCCCACACTCACTTTGTGTGTGAATTGAGACCTTACGTGCttagattattatttaaataacttgtaatagccaatatacatattttactaCAGTTTAATGGCATATGCTCTGTACAAACAAACGGCAcacaatgtaaataatattatgactcaccatttttcaaaattatggGCATCCATTTCGCCGTGGTAGTTATTCTCCGCATCGGTTTTTTTCGCTTGGAAAATTAATTCTCCGTCTTCGAGGAAGCCTTCATTGCTTCCGATGTGGGTAACTATTAACCTTCTTCCTTCGTTGGGGTTTTTGAGACCCCTGCTCAACCCATTTAAAAATGCTTGCCTGCTGCTCTCTATGTCATTGTCCATCCAGACGTAACTAGAAGTGTGCCCTGAAATAATATATAACtgtatacaacatttttttgtttggtcaattatttttgaagatgcatattattatgCAATAAGAGTATTAAAACATTAATATCTAACCTTCATTCGACCGAGTCTCGTAAGTGTAATATATTTGCTTATTCAGTTTTCTGTAAGCTTTTATTCTAAGAAGATAATTCCTCCTCCACACAATAAGATCTAACCTGTCTAAAAGAATAATTTTACGCGATCTTTTCATATaaacaaaattcatttttttcattaatGTGTGCAATGTAGttcgcttgaaatttggcaaatTCTCGTCTTCATTAACAGTCGAGAGCACTTTATCCAAAGTTGGTGGATCATTATCGAAAAAGCGTGCACTTGTCTTCTTATTGCCTAAATTATGAATTCAGCTAAGTCCTTGATGAGCGAAGGTGGAAGGTGTTGATAGTTGCCTTTAGTAAAGACGATTTGCCCtaaaaaataaacgtttatttattggtaaaatatgaatataatttatgtacaaGGTGCAATAAGAAGTCATTGTAATAACTAACCTCAGTTTTATATTGTTGAATCTCACTTTGAATAGTCCTAAGTGAAACACCCATTATTTCTGCAACTTTTCCTGCAATGTCACTTTTGTAATGATATGCAGAAGAACTGGCatataaatgtttataaagATTCAGACCCACTGTCTTCTCGTTTAAGGTCAATTTTGTTGCCTTCGGTCTCTTTTTAAGTGGAGAACGGAGAAAAGGTGGTGGATCCGATATTCTCCTTCTCCGAGACGGCCCAGGACTTGGGCTGGGATCAGAAGAAGTTCCGGGTTGAGGGTTACTCATCTTCAAGTTCTAAAATAAAAGCTCATAAtgaagtaataattttattatcacaaCCAGAATTATATAAACTCCGAGACGCTGCCATTCAAAATAATAAGTCTGTAATCTAACGAAAACCGCGTTAGCAAAGTCGTTTACTGCTTAACCCTAATTAGGTGAAAAGTACACCGAAGCACTTGGAAGAAGCAATGAAAGAATTTATAAAATCGGACCATTATTTCCTAGAGCTACTCTCTTACAGATATATGCACCTGTTTTGATACACCTAGGATAAGTCGTTAGAacctattaaatattataatagacatCCTACGTAAATAAAACTTGAAGACTTTTTTCTGCGCAAGTCGGCTTATaaagtacagtacactcacttatGTCATTCAcgactcgttttcctgacctgaatgaaatgtccCGTCACTAATACGTCAATTTCGACAGGaagccacagattaacaagaaaGAATTTATATCAACTTTTTTGTGAGGttatgtttgatttttgtttttaggtgaagtaatgtgtttttaataattattatactttaatTTCGCATTAAactaagaaatcatacatcttttgagtgctacggatgaaattcgaacattctttgcagtaacaggtttgtttacattttatgaagatcattctcgGACGGACTTTAGGTATGATGGACCGTATGGACCCAGTTTGCCGGTCGATAGACCGTATTGCGTCTATACTACACAGTAATGTTGCAAAATCAagacttaaaataaatgaacGTTTCTTGCTATTATTTCGGCAGTCGCAAAAACCGACTAAGGGTTCTTAGTTCAGATTCTGATACATCTGTAATGATTGATGAACATTGATGAGAATTCGTTTGAATTGATGATTGCTGAGGGACATTAAGAACATAGAAGCACCATACCTTTGTGCAGCGATCCCTAGTTTCTCTTTACGCCACGTGTCGGCTCTAGACAGTATGGGGTGCGTCGCACATATCCTCGCTTCTGCCGTCGCCAGCCCGGCTTCCAGCTTCCGACGGACCCCTTCTTCTGCTCTGAAATCCAAATTATGCATTAATTTCTTAAACTACACCACAACATGCATCAACTTAGTAGTTAGTACATCAACTTTACAGGTttgggacttcctagtaagcctcatgAAGAAGCAAtttcaaattcagaaatatctttattcagtaggtaacataatgtaAGTCAAGTCGACGGCCTTCGGGAGGGTAGAAAACTCTGGTGAATAAGTTACCAACTAGCTTAAAAAGAAGCGGTATAGTGCAGCATGCTCTATAACCCTTTTAGGAGGatggggagacctgtgcccagcagcggaaCATAGGTTGTTTAcgttttatgttatacctgttGACGATGGAAGCTGCCTTCAGCTGCGCGGCGAGTAAGGCGGGGATGTCGGGGCCCAGGGCGTGCAGCTGCTCACATGACATAACCGCGTTACATACCCGGGTCACGTACTCCCGCATCGCCGCCGTCTTTACCTCCTAcaacacatttatttattatttatttatgaaggtTCCGCAGCCAAATGGCataaacggaacccttattgattcgtcatgtctgtccgtccgtccgtcatAACAATCACTTATGTTTATTTACCTTTTATTTGTCAGCATAAGGGTGGGGTATGGGGTAAGTGTGGTGGGGGAGCCACATCCATTTAAGAtgaacgagctttctgttagaccaacgtgaaacaaatgttttttttatttgccgcaaatggcattaacgaCAAAAGGAGAATGCGTGACTTACATAGCGTGGTCACAATCCCTCTTGGCTCTAAAACCACTAAATtccactttatgagtttgaatttgtttcgaccatagataatttatatcacgtggtttctaggatttctcgtcccctattacataggacttaaacatagataGCGAAGAGTGATACACCCACTCTTAtaaatactatacacctctataCACCTTCGGGAAAACATACGTGAGTATGTTTTCCGTTTGTAGGTTACATTtaggacataacatagcatcactgcTATGTTATGTCCTAAATGTAACTTCTAACGTAAAAACGGGTAGGTTTTAAAGGCTGTAcgttttaatatagtttttaaaATTTGGTACGCCGGGTCTTACGAGGTTGCATAGATCAgactttataacataacataaaatgaaGGTAGACCTCTTCAATATCCTTCATGGGCATCTTCTGGCTGGCTAGTAGCGCGGCGCGGCGCTCGCGGAAGTGCAGGAACCAGCCGCGGGACTCGCGAT includes these proteins:
- the LOC126368693 gene encoding uncharacterized protein LOC126368693 isoform X1, encoding MAEGGERVSRPSSLLLEATPPEREPLRFDVQLVGAPPEVEQLVNNIKQVAEDFLYHWKTFPIILPQSRFTGTGNRPSDIIVAPPCDELDAAALDAGLEPHPLSPKQLHAIREKGEFEVPSRHFPGQTHVWRVAPWLQRGRERAREDLYCHVARATALVVVVARDRLVRDQPLSAIAGAKALLAGLHRLLDLAVGMPSLEARDLEKKIREERSRYLVAELICKPEHQEDIAALAAWVTRAMRRAASEKTDARETPRNAPRVPCIYTTPQRTTVDLRLYRRDILRRAAPSLQAILDRESRGWFLHFRERRAALLASQKMPMKDIEEEVKTAAMREYVTRVCNAVMSCEQLHALGPDIPALLAAQLKAASIVNRAEEGVRRKLEAGLATAEARICATHPILSRADTWRKEKLGIAAQRLKNELRWAPMEDAASAMQAHKLHQHRYFLLRDLTFLRDREPLLMKELRAAKTPTREFTWATRIWLPQQWTVVRHFRGRSERIPTVLSSRATSIVTPRSDPSQPVFLVDKERIRTSSTRWPGWRLLNTAHRTWCWSWNMMFLLGVLIPWCSPFSLRTLLSVKPFVPDYELSQVNGTLFPKRSSETQTMWSRLLTLWRHVSKERTRFETEPDTGLLGKGLSRQANRMWNYGVVGGLGSVALLLLFPIVAVVCSVVSLLAAATVPLWMPALTAAVHAANALVYDLDCPQPNTINRFFVLFEVVIWQIGILGILQPITAFIVAVIICPLCAFILLVGGVLWWGCRGVWEEISWRCIITRAARVPAHDSAFCRRLTGPGLHTRAYYQITSGQALAAVCARGELESLASWASEIELAIERPLRDYAHFVDACFGPFSVQIAKTGAYKQLEKECSELTASLREKVSTRRRELALGLSDCARARVRMVSHDLRRAIQASASELSRLWSLAARSEEWWAARGLDPGDWHGLAANMLVEVFDTEVLVALEESEARLPLESGEGARVWTARCGRDAEPPDVLAERDDWRRDTAGSWGEWCGAAAPRVPAPALDGAAFSPRAAPHPPVPHPALVALVLHNRESDNPVPLDSELCAEILRSLEDAPDCDDRRAEYVERYRGGGSEEGTSEATSEGSPDDEDARSHDTRASVEPERPHSALCRVSPVRERAACRWTLTGRGVRLRADLASPEDVTLDAERAHVGTSV